The nucleotide window GGCAGATCTTTGGCCTGTCCAAGGAACAGGCTGTTCAGGCAGCAAGGTGCCCGGgtgggcacaggctgagccgTGTCCTCGGACAGCTGCATGTGCCCCAGGGTGccaggccctgctcagcaaggctgagctgtgctgccaaAACCCAGcctgcctggagctggggctgcacagcCACAGAAACACCACGGGGCCCTTCCTGCCTGCTCTGTACCTGCCTCCTGGGGCACAGCTCTGATTTTCCAGGGCGTGAGGTACTCGTGGAGGTGTGTGGGGAGTGAGAACAGCCCCCTGCAGGTACAGGAGGCGGCACTGGGGGGCGGGGGCAGAGGGTGAGCAGCTGACCCTCTTCCACAACCCCATTCACAccattctctctcttttgccAAGATCAGCCCTGGACAGTCCTGGGGTGACCCGGACACAAACATCGGTATTTGTGTAAGGGGCAGTTCCTTAGTATTCCCACTCTTGCTGGGATCCTgtgttctgctgcagcagctgatcAGTGGGGGTGGACTCCACTGCCCATCAGCTTGGCCAGAGCTCTCCATGATCCAGCTCCTGATCCAGCTCCTGTCCCGAAATGCAGCACCAGGACACATTGTCCCCAcaggggagcagggaacagcagagctaATTCAAGCCTCATGAGCAAGAGGCTGTTGTAGGTGTGTTCCTGTGATCCCATCCTGTATTGTACAGCCCCAGGGCCATTTGTCCAGCCCAGggaccctggcacagggggaCCTTAGAGCAGCCAACTACACACACCCACTGCACTGCACTCAATATCCTATTTGGTTTTCCTCCAGTTTTTGACTACTTCGAATAATTTCATCACCATTAAGGCTCATTTTCCCAGGTAAGTTAGAAATTTGCTGGTATATAGGATGACTACTGTTAGAGAAGTTGGTCCTCCACTAAAACAGATTAATTATTCCTAACTTGTAATTAGTCATCTCATTTCATGGCTCGCTCACCCATGATCCTTTGGCACAAAAACCTGCCAGTGCAGTACAACAGACCTTCTTCATATCCCTGTGGACTCCTTTAAAGAATTGCACAGATCTTTTGAGACATGACTTGCCATTAAAACACCACATTTATGCTCTCTCATGATCCGTGTTTCTAAATCCATTTTTTATTATAGTTCATTTTTCTTGTACACAGGTCCATCTCACCAATTCAGAATCCCCACAAACCCATGTTTCAAACAGGTACCATGTTTGCCACCTTCCAGTTCCCAAGCTCCCAGAGGTCTCACCCCAGCTGGCAGTGCCCTGTCCTGCCCTGACTCCTGGGCATATCACAACCCCCAACACTGCACTGTCTTTCCCACTTAAGGATTTGGATTACACAGAGTGGATTATTCTTCTCATTTACCTCTAAACTGTCTTTAAGACCTAACACAGATCAAGGTCACCAGTGCAAGCCAGGATTCCTGCCTGGAGAcaggaatgagaaaaaaacaggagTTGCAGGGGAAAATTTCAGCCTCCCTCACTTCCCATATGATGAACACAGGCCAACAAGGATGGGAAGTCAGAATCCTGCAATGTCCACCCAGGAGCTGAGCACTGTGAGGTGACCAAAAGGAAGCACCTTCTCGCTCTGAATActgagacaggctgagaggaGGAGACCAGAGTCATGCCAAGAAAGGTGGTGCTCAGTATCaaagggcagggctgctctgatCAGAGACTATGGCAATCTTTATTCAACAGTTTAAGGAGCAGCTTTTAATCAACTAAAACTTACAAAGCCTTCCCTAAACATCCAGACAGTAGAACACAAATAGAAGTTTCCTTAATTTTTCACAAAGCCCAAAGCACCGGGGCTGAAAAGAGCTCTGCCCACACAGCCCTCAGGCCAGCACTCCTCAAGAGAACCCTCTTGCTGAGAGCAATCCAGCCATGAGGGAATGGCTTCCTCTTACCCTCGGGATGGGAAATGGAGGCACTTCTATGCCTTCAGTGCACCCTTAGTGGGCAAGCAGAAAAGCAAGTGAAATGAGAGATGGGTGAGAAAGAGCTGTTTGGAAGGCAATCACTACTTCTACCCAAAAGtagctcccacagctccttcCCATCATCACTCCCGGGCATGGGCAGAGCTCTTCAGGAGGAAGCTCCCAAATCTGTACCCTCTGACTCAAGTGACTGCTCAGAACCGTATTACAGAACCTTTGTCCCCAAGGTAACTCCAGATGAGGTGGTTCAAATTCAAAACAGGGGTTTGCTgacttccaagggtttcccagagcaggaggTGAACTCCTGCAGGACAAATTAGGCCCACTGCCATAGTGTGCCTTTAGGGCTCTCTCCTGTGGCTGCCTCAGGAGCAGCACAGGTGACACCAGATCAAACTCTGCTCCAGGCACTCCCACACTGTTGTTGTTAAAAGCCCTTGGATTAACTCCAACAAACTCCAGGTTTTATCCACATGGTCACTTCAGAATCACCATTCCCATGGGAACAGCTCAGGGCAAAAGAGAAGGTGATGGCTTTTAGATTATTTTGTGGCAAGTAAAATCCTCTGTTGTTGGTACTGGACATCCAAGGGGTTCTTTTGTCTACCTATAGCAGGAACACCATCAAGCAGCTGTGTGGAAAGAGATGGCAGTGCATGTAGTGCCAAAACaaactgctgtgctgcaggataCTGGTGCAAGACTTAAGGCAAAGCATTCTCTAGTGATCAACATCCAAGAGCCATAAGAATAAATATTGTGGGTAACCTGAGGGGCTCAGTCAGCACCACAACAccagaaagcagagctgaagaACTCGAGAACATCAGCAAAGGGACAGAGAGCATTCCTTATTTGTATCTTATGCATGTTATTTGTCAATACTTAAGTTTACAAAACACTACAAAAAGTTGATTTTGCAGGCTCTTCCTTGGGTCAGAAATATCATCAGAAGGTCTGGATGCCTGTGATCCACAGTGCAGCTCAACACTTCACTCCTTAGGAGCTTTCTGGGAAGTCGGAACCAACGCTGCTCATGTCAGGCTGAAACACAAAACAGAAGGGAGGTTTGGCAGTGCCAGGAGTGCAGAAGGCATTTCAAAACACCAGCACAGTCAGTTCTCACCCTCCAGTTACAAAGGCCCAGTAGAAATTCCCCTTCCTAGAAGAGAAGGGCCTATGGAAAGAGGGAAGCAGATGTTGTGGCTGCTAACAGGCAGCCACAGGAACAAACCTGTCAAGCTGGCAAAGGTAAAACGCACACTCAGCCTTGCCCAGGGAGTGATTAACAGCTCAGAGCAAGTTTAATTATGGCTCTGATATGCTCACAGACATCCAGGCTTTGTACCAGAACTGTAAAGGGGCAAAGAACTCTTTGGAAGTGTTCCAAAGTCTAGGAAGTTGTTATGCCATAAACTATTCCCATAAATTCTTATGATACCCAAGAACTCGGCCACTAAGTCACAATGCTCTGGTAGCTCAGGAACACACTTTTAGCCCCACAGCAATGGTCCTCAGAGCTGTAACTAATGAAAGCCCAGATGCAGTTTGCAGAGGACACTGATCTATGTGCATCCTAAACCttgtgaaaacattttcatacaTAATGAAAGGGGAAGGTCCTGTATCATTACTGCTCCaggcagaaaacaaagcttGCCTCGCATTAAAAGATAAGATGGACAAAGCCTTTGacaaaaaggctttaaaaaaattcaggttggcagttttaaattaaaaagatttaaggcagcagcagcagctgacaaGCCATAAAGTCTTTCTGGCTCCAGAAATGGTTGTAGCAAGCATTTGAAATAACTTTATGTGGGTTACAACAATCAAAAGCCAAGATGTCACGCAAAGGCACTGgcattttaacttttaaaacaaggtttgtttaaaaaaaacccattcaTGTCATAGCTAAGCACTGAACAGGTAGGGAAGCAAACCTGACTGCTGAAATGGATGTGGCTTCCCACAAAAAGGATTCTCACTGCTCGCACATTCCATCACCCAACTGCTGCCAGTAACCAACAAAAGGAAGGAGGCAGTAAGAAAagggtaattaaaaaaagataaatcaaCTGCAAACCCATCAACTTAACGATAAAATAATAGTGTATAACAAAATGTGTGCCCAGAGCTGGCTCCCCCTCACCTGTCAATCAGGGAGTCCCTCATGTTGGTGGCgatggtgctgggctgggcctcGTTGAGCTTGAAGATGCTCTCGATGACGgagagctctgtgctggtggtgtccagcccacagaaggCACACCAGTCGTTCACCACCATGCCCGCCGCGATCACCTCGCTGCCGCGGTTCACCGTCCCCGCCTGCGGGCAGGGCACAGCGTCAgccacacagcacagctcctcacACACCCCTGGCAAAACCTCTAGTGGGGGGCTCAGCTCGTGCCCCTGAAGGGCTGAAAGCTCCTGCCCATCAGCAAAGCCCAGGTGAAATGGTTAATGAACAGCCTGCAATGTGTGGTGAGAAGGCGGTGGGGCATCCAGGGAAACAGAGTCCGGCCAGGAGGAAGGAGGATGGCACAGCAACAGTGCCTGAGCACATCCAACTGAGCAGGCACAGGGGGTTGTTACTTAATTTTTGTAAGCACTGGCTTCAGTCAAACCAGACAACCTCATATTCTGTGTCTGCACCACACACAATCCCAGCAGAAGCAACATTTCAGGAGCAAAGTAAAAGCACTGAGCAGTTTATCCAGACTCAGGGAAGACAGGGAACTGTCTCAGGAGACTTGGCCTGGTCAAGTTTTCCCTCATCTCCCACTTGGAATTGCTCTGCACAGAAACAGCATCCAGGAGCCCATGAGATAGAGCCACACCAgaactgggctgggagggagtgggaaaggcaaacacaaacccacaaaaGCCTTACCACGAGTGGGACCTGGAGCAGTGAGGACAGTTCATCCTGGTCATCTATTGAAGTTTTGGGGTGCACGAGTCCTCCCTGGTTACTAAAAACACAGTAACTTCCCACCAGCACCTGATCTGCAACCGTTTGCCTGAAAACCTCCACCTTCAGCACATCTGCCAAGatctcctctgtctcctgccAACAGGAAGAGAACAAAGCCTTCAGTAAAATGGCACCGTGGAACTGGAAGTAAAGCTGTTCCTGCACACAGCCCTCTGAGAGCCTCCCACTCTGCACAACACATTGCAACCCAGCCAAGGTACAACACAAACCCAACCTCCATATTCTACATGTTCCCAGTGTCACCAcaaacacagccctgtgctATTACTGGGAAATGCCCAAATCCCCCCTCTTTCTGCTGGCAGTACATCAGCTGTGTCAATGCCTCTTCTCTGAGCATTCCCAGTCCTCCCAAACCACCATGACAAAGTCATCTTATCCTTCTGCAGAACTCTTAAGaacttccttc belongs to Pseudopipra pipra isolate bDixPip1 chromosome 17, bDixPip1.hap1, whole genome shotgun sequence and includes:
- the EIF6 gene encoding eukaryotic translation initiation factor 6, producing MAVRASFENNNELGCFAKLTNAYCLVAIGGSENFYSVFEGELFGTIPVVHASIAGCRIIGRMCVGNRHGLLVPSSTTDQELQHIRNSLPDSVRIQRVEERLSALGNVTTCNDYVALVHPDLDRETEEILADVLKVEVFRQTVADQVLVGSYCVFSNQGGLVHPKTSIDDQDELSSLLQVPLVAGTVNRGSEVIAAGMVVNDWCAFCGLDTTSTELSVIESIFKLNEAQPSTIATNMRDSLIDSLT